CATGACTTTAGGAAAAAAACTTTGGGCAATTATTATAATCAAACTTTTTATCATTTTTGCCATACTGAAAGTATTCTTCTTTCCCAATTTCATTGGTCAGCATGCCGAAGAGGGAGAGGAGGATCAGTTTGTTGCTACTGAATTAATAAATCGTTCTACTGCTCACTAACTACAATCTAAGCATATGCAAAACATTATTCTCAACATC
The sequence above is a segment of the Prevotella sp. E9-3 genome. Coding sequences within it:
- a CDS encoding DUF4492 domain-containing protein — its product is MRKDNILYRAFDLYYDGFRHMTLGKKLWAIIIIKLFIIFAILKVFFFPNFIGQHAEEGEEDQFVATELINRSTAH